Within Spodoptera frugiperda isolate SF20-4 chromosome 22, AGI-APGP_CSIRO_Sfru_2.0, whole genome shotgun sequence, the genomic segment aagttatcaaaaattattttattcattgattattattacattacattaaagtataattattttacaactatttaatacatttcataagtaatataaacaacatttataacatttttggtttaagtaacaatttcatttgtacaattccctaaattaataattatttacatacatacatacaagacaTTCCTACTAACTATAATGTTTGACGCATCGGTCGTCGTGGCCCCAGTATTTGGCGCTGCGCGGTACTTCGGCGACATGGCGTCTTGGGGTCGCCTTGGCTGTTGTTCCGTCTTTCTTTCCATTAATCCTCCCCTTTCGTGATCTCATACTTATGTGCGGCGGGCGGGAGTCGGGTCCTGACCATGTGTCTTCGCTGACTGAGATTGATTCCTTTGAGAGGGCTCTAAGTCTCAATAACCTAGCTCCAACGCCTAATTTTGGCTTTTCTGGGGCCTGAGACACATTTCTTTCGGGGTGACTTTGGAAGATATCCCCCCCTTGTTGGCAGTCATTAGCCTTTATTCTCGTCTCTTCTGTTTGCCGCCAAGAGTTAAGGTCGTATCTTTTCCTTAAGGTATCATCACCTGTCCATGTATCTTGGCTAACTGAGATTGGTTCTTTCTTAGGCTTCGTGTCCTCATTATTACGCAGACTAATCTGAGATATACTTTGACTGACTTCTTCTGCAAGCGCCGCAGCATCTGGTTTATTCTCGTTCTTCTCGGGACTTTTCTTCCAACATCTATAGCTGGCTTCACTGACATTTTCTTCCGTGGTTGTTACCAGATGAGCGGTGTAAAACTGTTGCAGCGTAGTCGGTAGGGGAAGAAACTTGTTGAGGCAAAGGTCTGCGGAGAGTAGTAGCCACGTTGTGCTGACTGGTGGGGGCGAGAGCAGACGGAGACGGATCGAGACCGAGAGCTCGTCCATCTCTTGAGCTACTACGGAGAGTAGCTCGCGACCGTTTTGCATTAACTGTGAACAAAAGAAAGTTACATATTAGTATGTTAATCTGCTTAGCTGTCACAATATTACTAAACTATGAATTTATgagttttggaaataaaatagcaattttaacaaaataataaatgttcgttTGAAACTTACTTGTGTAGCGAGAGTGTGATGTGCACGTGTATCATGGGCGGCGAGTAAAGCACGCAAGTATTGCAGTAGTGGCTCAGCTAGAAAGTGCAGCTTGTCGCCGTTACTGAGGCGAGCGTTGGCGAAGTAATCCCCCATCAGATTCGCAGCGTTGACGAGGAACAGCGGATTTGAGCGCTGTAGCACGTCCATTTCTGTTGAAGAAGATGacaattatttaatatacttatatttcttaaaaagtttttacGAAGCTTCTGGACGAGGAGATTGCGGTAAAACCGGGTGAACTGAATTCAAAGGGGTAAATAGATCTTGGGAAAGGGTACTTACTGGAGAAAGTGTCCTGCATGACGACATTAAGGAGGGTTCTACGAAGCAGTGGCTTGTTCTGCTGGCGAGTGAACGAAACACCCACTGCGGCCAGCTTACGCGCCATCACCGGGCACCGCAGGGCCGCCGCGCGGAACGTCGCGAATGCTTGTctagacaaagtaaaataaaattattagtaatatttacgGGACACGATGAGAATAAGATACTAGTAgaagatataatttgaaaaaaaaagaaatagataaatacttacTGCACACGCGAGTCGTCCGGACACATGGATGACATTGTAGTCTCAAACTGTTTCAACTTTATGTTGAATTGGATGCCGTCGTCTTCAGGGGAAAATTGTTCCAACTGTAACAAAGATgagtcaataaattaacaatcatgtccccagttattaattagtaagtaaaataatttaagaaaatataatgttacatacCAAGGCCAATAAGGGATAATATTGTTCATCGACCCGGAGCAAGTCCTTTAAAGCTCCGTCTTCCTCGTCCACCGAGGATTTAGTCTCCGGTGTTTGTGGAGTCTTTACCTCGGGCTCGATGGAGTTGACGGAGTCTCTCCTAGTCTCCCGTTGTTCTTCCATTATCATGGGATCTGTGGGAaaagattaattagattttgtttcgaataggaatttaaaaaaatccttagtaTTTCTACGGGTACATACCGGCCGACTCCACTTCTTCACTCCAGCTAAAACTCTCGAcaaccatgtttattaaatgattacaaaattaatttcaatactgATGCACACTCGGTACACGACTATACAGTGCGATGTCACAAGAGCAACTGGCGAAGTGACGGGTGAACTGCTAGCCTACAACTTGTATTG encodes:
- the LOC126912067 gene encoding uncharacterized protein LOC126912067, coding for MVVESFSWSEEVESADPMIMEEQRETRRDSVNSIEPEVKTPQTPETKSSVDEEDGALKDLLRVDEQYYPLLALLEQFSPEDDGIQFNIKLKQFETTMSSMCPDDSRVQQAFATFRAAALRCPVMARKLAAVGVSFTRQQNKPLLRRTLLNVVMQDTFSKLDVLQRSNPLFLVNAANLMGDYFANARLSNGDKLHFLAEPLLQYLRALLAAHDTRAHHSLAAQLMQNGRELLSVVAQEMDELSVSIRLRLLSPPPVSTTWLLLSADLCLNKFLPLPTTLQQFYTAHLVTTTEENVSEASYRCWKKSPEKNENKPDAAALAEEVSQSISQISLRNNEDTKPKKEPISVSQDTWTGDDTLRKRYDLNSWRQTEETRIKANDCQQGGDIFQSHPERNVSQAPEKPKLGVGARLLRLRALSKESISVSEDTWSGPDSRPPHISMRSRKGRINGKKDGTTAKATPRRHVAEVPRSAKYWGHDDRCVKHYS